The Ignavibacteriales bacterium genomic sequence TACACCGTGACAGTGTCTTTCGTGGGATACAAGAAAACTGCCCGCGAAAATGTTTACACAAACGTTTCTCAAACAGTTGACATCGATTTCACACTGACTGAAGAAGCCATTCAGGCAGCAGAAGTCGTCATCACAGCACAACGGAGTTCCGTGATGAACTCCAGCCGCACAGGCGCTGCGACCAACTTCGACAAACTCGCTTTGGCAACATTGCCGACCATTTCCGGCCGCATTCAGGACTTTGCACGCTTGACCCCTGAGGCCCGCGGCAACTCCGTCTTCGTCGGTCAGGACAACCGCTACAACAACACGACGGTCGACGGTTCGTACTTCAACAATTCATTCGGACTTGCCGGACAGCCCGGCGAGCGAACAGGCGTTGCACCAATCTCACTCGATGCTATCGAGCAAGTTCAGGTCAACATCGCCCCCTTCGACGTCCGCCAGGGTAACTTCGTCGGCGCCGCAGTCAATACGGTAACAAAAAGCGGAACCAACAACTTCACTGGATCGGCGGGCTATGCCTGGCGTAACCAGGGATACATCGGCACGCAGGCAGGCGACAACGTCTACAATCCTGGCACGTTCGACTACAGCAAGCTCACTGTAAGTCTCGGCGGACCGATCATCAAGAACAAGTTGTTCTTCTTCATCAACTACGAGGGAGACAAGACCGAACAACCGGGGACAACCTTCTCTGCGAATCCCGGCGGCGCAACGGTGGGCGGCAACATGACCCGCGTTCTCGGAAGCGACCTTGACGCGTTGGCAACTTTCTTGACGACAAAGTTCAACTACAATCCGGGGACCTACCAGGGCTACAATTTCGCTACTCCTGGCAAGCGCTATCTGGCAAAACTCGATTTCAACCTTGATCAAAACAACAAGCTGGTTCTCCGTTATAATCACCTTGATTCTCAGACAGACGTGCTCCTTTCCAACTCTTCTTCGCTTGGATTCGGGACCCGCCGCTCCAACACGACAGGTCTGAACTTTTCCGGATCGAACTATACGATTCTCGAGAACATGCGCTCTATCGTGGGAGAGTGGAACTCCGTTATTGGCAACAATATGTCCAACAACTTGATCGCCGGCTACACGTTCAGCGATGAAAGCCGCGGTGACGTTGGGACATTATTCCCGTTCGTTGACATCCTCAACAGCGGATCAGTCTACACGTCGTTCGGCTCTGAACCATTCACGCCGAACAACGAGCTTCGTTATTCGAGCTATCAGATTCAGGACAATTTCACATGGGATCTTGGCAACCATGTGCTGACGTTCGGTTTCTCGGGTGAAAAATATCACTCAGAAAATGTCTTCTTCCCCGGCAAACAGAGCGCCTACGTCTACAATTCCCTCGCGGATTTCTACACAGACGCGAACGGGTACATTGCCAATCCAAGCAGGACCGTCTCCCCTGTTACCCTGAGAACATTCCAGGTCCGCTACAACAACATTCCGGGCATGGAAAAACCAATTCAACCTCTTGATGTCTATTATTGGGGCGCCTACGCACAGGATGAATGGCAGATCAACAAAGATCTCAAGCTGACCGTTGGTCTCCGTTTTGACATCCCGAGCTTTGGCGAAACCGGCTATGCTAATGCAAATGCCGATGCGCTCACTTTCATGGATGAGACCGGCGCCGCGGTGAAATACAACACGGCGAAGCTTCCGGCCGCCAATATCCTCTTCTCACCACGGTTCGGCTTCAATTGGGATGTATTCGGAAATCGTACCACCCAGGTCCGCGGCGGATCCGGAATCTTCACCGGCAAACCAGCATACGTGTGGATCTCGAACCAGATCGGCAACACGGGCGTGCTGACAGGCTTCTTGTCGGCTACCAACACGACAGCCTATCCGTTCAATCCGAATCCTGACCGGTACAAACCGGCTACCGTAACCGGGGCGCCCGCTGCGACCTACGAGCTGGCAATCACCGACCCGAACTTCAAGTTCCCGCAACAATGGCGCTCGAACATCGCTGTTGACCAGAAGCTGCCGCTCGGCCTCGTGGCAACTGGCGAGTTCATCTATGGCAAAGAAATAAACGGCGTCTACTATATTAATGCCAACCAGTCGACTCCGAACTCAGCGTTCACGGGAGCCGACACCCGCGCGCGCTGGGTTGCGATTGCGGGCGTTGCCAATGCCAACAGAATCAACCAGGCTGTTCAGGATGCTGTGGTCATGAAAAACGAGGACAAGGGCTTCTCGTACAGCATATCCGCTACCCTCGAACGTCCGGCGGCCGATGGATTCTACGGCAAAGTTGCGTACAACTACGGCATTTCAAAGAATACGGTCGATCCGGGTTCCATCGCTTTCGGTTCATGGTCTGGCAACCAGGTGCCGAACAACCCGAACAACGCACCAGTCGGATTCTCGCCGACCTCACCGGGAAGCAGAATCTTCGCTTCCTTGTCCTACCGTGCTGAGTACTTCAATTTCGGCTCAACGACCATCTCGTTGTTCTGGGATACGTACACCATCGGCAACGGCAGCTATACCTCCAGCGGCGATGTGAATGGCGATGGAAACTCCAGCAACGACCTGCTCTACGTACCGCGTGGCGTCTCCGAAATGAACTTCGCAGATATCAAGTCCGGCACGACAGTCACGTTCACCGCGGCCCAGCAAGCGGCTGCGTGGGACGCGTACATCAGCCAGGATGAATACCTTAGCACCCGCCGGGGTCAATATGCAGAACGCGGCGGCGCGTTTATGCCTATGCTGTCCCGTGCCGACGTGAGCGTTGTCCAGTCGATTTTCACGGATGCTTTTGAGAAAAAGCACACCCTCGAGATCAGACTCGACATCCTGAATGTTGGCAATCTCATCAACAAGAGCTGGGGACAGTCACAGCGGTTTGTGAACCTGCAGCCATTGATCAACGCTACGACGGCTACAGACGCACAACCCAAGTTCACCATGCGCGTCGTCAACGGTGCGCTGATGGACCATACGTTCGAGAAAACTGCAGGCCTTCCGGATGTGTACAGCTTCCAGCTCGGCCTGAAGTACTACTTCAACTAATTTCAATTTGCTGCATGAGCCGCCTCCCTTCTTGGGGGGCGGCTTTTTTTGTTCTTATTCTTACACTTGCCGATGACTTCACTGGCATCTTCGGACAGCAAATCATTTCGCATCGCACTCCAATCGGGAGACCTTGCGACGCTTCGAAGCATCCCCAAAAGCGACCTCCATAACCATTCCATACTGGGGACGCGGCTGGAACGCATCGAATCCTGGATAGGGAAATCACTCCCCCGCCCTCCAGCCCGGATGTCTTCACTCGACGAGATGATCAAGTATTCGCACGACGTTCTCTATCCCCACACCGACACCCGCTCCGGGTTTCAATTCACTGCTGAATCAGCGATCCAGGACACCATCGACGATGGCGTGACAAGGCTCGAAATGAGCATGGATATGCGCTTCATTTCGTTGTTCGAGCCGGCTCACGATGCGTTCTTCATGTTCGTATCCGATCTCGTTGATCGATACAGGGACCGGATCGACTTCCGCCCTGAGATTGGGATGTCAAAAGACCGCCCCCCGGCCAACCAGATACGCCTGGCTGCACTCTGCATTGATTCGGGTCTCTTCCGTTCCATTGACCTCTATGGAAACGAACAAGTCCAACCGCCGAGAGCTTTCCGCGATATCTACCTTCAAGCCAAGAACAAGGGCATGAAGCTCAAGGCACATGCTGGAGAGTTTGCCGGCCCTGAGGCAGTAGAGGAAGTGCTCGACTCGCTGGAAGTCGATGAAGTGCAGCATGGAATCGCTGCCGCCTCTTCGAAAACGCTTATGAATCGCCTGCGTGTGGAAGGAATACGTCTGAACGTATGCCCAAGCAGCAACGTGAAGCTCGGCGTCGTGAAGGACATCGCCCATCACCCCATCCGAACACTGGTTGACAATGGTGTCCGGGTTACAATCAACACGGACGATCTGGCGATTTTTGGGCAGAGCGTTTCGCAGGAATACCTCCTGCTTCTAAATTCTGGACTTATGGCTGACACAGAGCTTGATGCGATCCGGCTCGAAGGACTGAGATAATTGTGAATCGTCGATGACTAATGGATAATTGTCAATGAGGGCAAGACATGGTTTGATTCTATCAGGCTGGAAGGACTGAGATAATTGTCAATCGTCAATGACTAATCGATAATGGTCAACGAGAAAGAGTGATGCAAGATCACGCCAAGAAGCCTTGTCGGGAAATCGACAGGGCTTTTGTTTTGCATCAGCAGCGCGTTCTGCTATGGCTGTGATAACGCTGCTGGAGGGCGCACCCGCCCCCACTTCGCAATAGCACACTGATCACGCTGATGTCACTGATATCCACTGATTGATTTATCTGCGTTAATCCTGTGCTTCTTCTGAGTCATCTGTGTGCGTTCTTATATGACCGCACCGATGAGATGGATGGTTAGACGGCAGGATAGAATGAGCAGCGAACACCGAATAAGGAATATCGAATCAAGGAGTTTGTTGCGGAAATGAACCTACTGCAGATCACTTGAGAGCTTGTAGCGCACGATGCGGTTGTTGCCGCGGTCAGCGACGTAGATCGTCTTGTCGAAATATGCCACGCCGTATGGCTGGCGGAACTGCCTGGTGCCCGAACCCGTGCCGCCGAATGAATACCGCTCTATGCCGCGGGTGGAGAATCGGAACAGGCTGTCTTTGACCGCATCGACAACATAGAGGTTACCTGAGGGATCGATGGTGACCCCCACAGGCATGGAAAAGCGGTTCAGCTTGAGGATGTCGAGGTTTCCGTCAGTGCTAGGGTAGAATTTCGACAGGATGTTCGTCGTCTGCCCTTCGGACACAATCTGAATCCACTGCACTTTGTAGAAGGACCGGTCGCCCGTCTGACAGAACACAAATTCGAATGACCTGCCTGTCGGCATCGTGGCAACAGCGGACAATGTGCTGATCGACAAGAGTCCTGTCCCGTCCGGCGAAAAGCCGGAGGTGACGGGAGTAAGCAGCGCGTCCGCTCCGTCGAAGAGAAGTATTGCCATGTCACGGTCGATACGCGTCACTTCGTTCTTCGGCCCGTTGCGGCATACGTAGTAGTGATTGTCAAACAGCGTTGCTACGCCTGCGTAGCGCCGCGTTGAATCGCCAGGTTCGAAGAATACGCGGCGGGGTTTGACACTTCCGATGTTGTGTCCTGTTGAAACCATGTCGAGCCGGTACACTGCGCCGAACGTAGTCGGCGATGTTCTGCCCGGAAGCAGCGTGTCAAACTGGGCGCACACAAGAAGCTGCAGGCGCTTATCCTCGGCGATCGCCACCGGGTGCTTGATCGTTTGAGAATATCCGATCACACGCCCGATCAGGTCGAGCATCACAATCCGGTCATTGTCCGTGTCCGCCACGTAGACGAAGGGCTCATTCCCAACGATAATCGACTGGGGATGGTTGAACCCCGTCCACACGGGGTTTTGCTGCACGTACACAGTGTCACCGATACCAGTGTTGACCTCCCCCTTTGGAAGTGAATCAACCGAATACCGCGCTTCCTGGCAGCCAAGAAGCGCCAGTAATAGAGCTAGTGTCACTCCAAGAAATGAGATTTGTGTTCTTCGCTCCCTGGTTCTCAACGCGGAGACGCGGAGATCGCCAAGCATCGCAGAGTTTAGTTCCGCTTCCTCCGCGATTCTCTGCGTCCTCAGCGCCTCTGCGTTGAAAAATACAATATGAAGAATTGGAAATGACATTTCTGTACTACTCTGAAAATCCTGCCTCATAGTTTCACAAACATTGATATTCTGTGCACACCGCCGAGATTCCTGAACGGGGCGTAACCATAGTCAAGAGAGAAGGAAAAGAGATTCAGCGAGGTGGCAAGCCCGACGCCGAAGGAGAATCCCTCTTCATCGACGTTCATCTTGTAGCCGCCCCGGGCGAAAAACGTTTTCATGTATTGGTACTCTGCCCCCATGCTCAGATTCTCCGAGTTGTCATTCGGATGGTTCAGCTGCAACGAGGTCGTCAGAGAGTGCGATTCATTTTGGAAAGGCTCCAACGCGAACCCGAACCTGAACACCGTAGGCGGAGAGAACTGCTGGAACTGGGATACAGTTGAACCGTTGAGGATTTCGACGCTCCCGCTCGCAGAAACCTGATTTCCGAAGTTCGAGACCACAGCCGAAAACCTCAGCGACCCCAAACCGGTCCAGTAGTACGTTCCAAGGTCAATCACCGTGCCGCGCAGCTTCAGGACGTCGAGTGTTTCTTCAAAGTACCTGACCGTCCCTCCAAAGCTGAACTGCTCCGTCAGCTTGCGGCTGTAGGTTACTCCAACAGCCATGTCTCCATAGTGGAAGTACGTTCCATTTCCCAGCGGCTGCAACTCTGTTGTTACTGGCATGTCTTCCGTATGAAGCGTCGTAACAGAGAGTCCGACTGCGTCATCCGGCGACAGATGATACACGGCTCCGATAAACTCGTGCTGCATGTCGACGAGCCACGACGTATGTGCGAACAGCACCTGGTCATCCTTGAACTGGGAGATCCCGGCGGGGTTCCAGTACAACGCCGAGGCATCGTTGGCGATCGAGACGAAGCTCTCCCCCATAGCGCCCGCCCTTGCCCCAACACCTATCTTGAGGAACTGCACGCTTGCAGTACCGGCGCGCTGCGCACCCAGCGTGGGCATCAGCTGAGCTCTCAGCGTGGCGGCCGAAAGAACGCAGGAAAAGAGAAGCACTATGATAAACCGCATTCGAAGCACGATTAGAACCTTATTCCTAGTCCAAGCTGAGCATTGCGTCCCGTCAGGTACCGTGCAGGGTTGAACGGGTATGTCGATACTGGTGCCTGCAGCTGGGGATACATTGGATCGTTCCAGCCGCTCGGCGTCCTGTCGCCAAGTTCATATGCGCGACCGGTTACCGGGTTGATGATTGCAGAATTCTTTGTGTCCAGCAAATTCTTTACCTGCATCGATAGAGTGAATTCAAGATTGGCGATCCGTATGTACTTCTCCACGTTCATGTCGATCCAGAACCACGATGCTCCGACGCCTCCGAGCAGATTTGACTGATCGGCGACATACGCCGGCTTCCCGTTCGTCAGATAGCCGTCAAAGATTGATGGTGTGTACCGCTTTCCGGACTGATAGAAGACACGGAAATGCACGTTGTAATCGTCGAGGATCCCGGGTGCGAATCCAAACAAAGGCTTGTCCTTCCCGACCATGAACGTCGTGTTCAGGTTCAGCTGCACCGGCCTGTCCCACGTGACGTAGTTCTCTTTAATCGTCTCATCCTCGATGCCGCGCGCCACCAGCACGGCCTGATCCGGTGTGGAGCTCTTTCCGGTTGTGATCGAATATGAACCGCTCACTGTTCCACGGAACCATTGTCCGATTCTCTTGCGGAATTCGATTTCGATGCCGCGTGACCGCGCGTAGTCCTGATTCACATACGTAATGAAGTTCGACGACGAAAGCCGCGCCGATGTGAGCCGGGCCTGCTTCGTCGAGACATAGTCGAAAATGTCCTTGTTGTACGCGGTAACGGTGAGGACGTCGTCTGTGGAGAACTGCGACTGGAGCCCGATTTCGTAGGCGACCGTCGTTTCGGGATTCAGGTCAGGATTGCCGAACTTCTGAAACGTCGATTGCGCGGATACCGGGTTCAGCTTCGCATACACAAACTGCGGCTTCGGAAGCTTCGAAAAATGTCCGTAGGAGAAGAACAGCATCTGGTTGTCCGACACCGGGTGCGAGATACCAATGCGGGGACTCAGTCTCCCTTTCCAGCGGCGTCCGAACAACGAATACGTTTTGTCTTTATAATCCTGTCTGATTTGGTCCGGAATCGTAACCACCGCCGGGTTGTCAACCGCATCGTCCACGTACTTGCCAGGGAACCAGTAATCGAACCGCAGGCCGGCGTTGAGAATCATACCGCTGAAAGTGATGTTGTCCTGCACATACAGGGCACCGAATGCAGGACGGACCGTATAGATGTCATTGTTCAGACCCAGGACACCGATCCAGGGCTCGTAGATGTCGATATTCTGCATCTCCTGCATCGTAAGCTCGAAGCCGGCTTTGAATCTGTTCTTGTCGGAGAAGTTGTTCGTGACATCGAGCTTCAACGTGTTTTCGATGACGTAATGATCGTGCCACGTAAACCCATTCCCGTAATCGTAGAAGCCATCACCGGGAATGACGCCGATCGTGTCATGCCCAATGTTGTAGTACTGAACCGGGAACGTGACGATGTCCTTCGGCTCTGTGTATTGCGTGTAGTCTTTCCCATTTGCGTCCGCACGGAGGTTCGTGAAGAAGTGGGAGAATTTCATTTCGTAGAATAACGTGTTCGACAACGTGTGTGTGAGGCTCAGGACATGGAGCTGATTGTTGTGCGTGTACGTGTTCGCCCCATCAAGAATGTTCTGGAAATCATATTGATACCCTGGGCTCGGTTCGACGTATTCCAGATTTGTCTGAAGGGACTGCGAGTTCTGATTGATAGCGACTGAATGATTGTACGAATAGGAGAGCCGGAAGAGGGAAGCCGGTTTCCACGTCAGCTTCGCGAGCCAGAACCAGTTGTTCTCCTCCCGCGGGGCGAATCTCGATCCATAGAACGTCGACGAGACAAGCTGCTTCGCCCGCGCTCCTGTAAAACCGTCAGAGATTCCAACATATAAATTGCTGAAGAACGTCAGGGTGCCGGGGGTCCGGATTCCGACCAATGGAAGGAGAAAGGTGGTAACCGGTTCAGGGCCGCTGATCGTCGCTTCGTAGACATCGGTATTGAAACTGTGTGCGATCCGGTCCGACAAACCCAGCCTGTCCCTCTTTGTCGAGAGACTCCCCTGGTACTTTTGCGCCCCTTCCTTCAACGTCACATTGACCACGCCGGACGTCGCCTGCCCATACTCGGCGTTATAGCCGCCGGTGAGGACTTCGATTTCCTGCACCGCGTCTGCGCTGATCTGAAGTCCGAAGCCCGTCCCTGACAGCGGGTCCTGGATGGAGATACCATCGAGCAGGTACGCATTTTCGTTTGAGCGGCCGCCGCGGATGTGTACTTCGTTATCAGTCTGCACGACTCCGATCTGTTGAGTGACGACTTCCCTCACGTCTGTTACTGCGGTCGACTTGATGTCTTCAGACGTCACCGCCCTGCGGCTTGCGGTTTCTTCAAGATTAAAGAGAGGCCTCTTGCCGATCACGAGGACCTCCTGCCCTATACTCAGCGTCGTCTCCGAGAGATCCTGATCTGCGACAACCTCTTTTCCCGCCTCGACGCGCACATCTGTCCGCTGCACCGTTGTATAGCCGATCAAACTGTACTGAAGCGTGTAACTGCCTATGCCAACTCCCTGAATACTGAAGTTACCGTCAGGATCAGTCGCAGCGCCGTAGTACGTTCCTTTGATCGTGACATTGACAGAGGGGAGGCCTTCGAGCGTCTTCGCATCACGTACGCGGCCCTTGATCACGCTCTTATTCTGTGCACTCAAAGTGTCGTTAAGCGCCAACACCAACGGCAACAGCATCAGCATTTTCATCGCCGTTTTCATCATTGGATTCCGAACTCGTCTTTGTAGACTTTGCGCAGGAGCGCCGCGACTCTGCTTGGCGGAGTTGCAAATCGATGCAGGAGCGCACCAAGCATAACAAAATTCGGGCGATCAGCATCCTTCACACCCATGATAGGTTGTCCCACCCAGCGAGGAGATACCTGCATCTTGTAAAGAACACGGGCATCGACCTTCGGGAGCAGTCCTCTGGGGAACGTGTAGATGGTGCCGAGCGTGTCGCGCACCAGCGTCGGGTATGCAGGATCGACAGCGAGTATCGTGTCTTTCCCAAGAAGAATTGAGGTGAAGAAACTCGGTTCGATGTTGTCGATCGGAGCGAAATCACCAAGTCCGCCCTGGGCGCTGATGTTTTGCGGGAACCCGGCAGCGAGAAAGACCTTTCCTCCAGCCTTTTTGAAGCCCGGGAGGCTGGCTTGAATGATATCGAGACTCGGGGCATTATCCCCGTACCAGAAGACGTATTTGAAGAGCTTCAACGTTTCGGTAAATGTCGGATTGATGAGGGGCGGGACAAACTTCCCGCGGCTGATCGCTGAAGCCCCCTTCTTGATGTCGATGACGTCTCTGCTGCCGAGCCGCCCGCCAATCAGCGTGTCGAACATCGATTTGTAGAAGGCTGCCGAGACATCCGTTGGCTGGTAGTCCCGGACGATCAGGAAGTCCCCCTTCGGCTCACGTACATACCACACCTTGCCGGTGTCAGGCATACGAACCGTCGGGCTGATCGTGCCTGCAACGTCCTGCGCCTTCAAGTAGAAGGCATGGTTACCCTCGGTCAGACCGTCGGTCTTGAACAGAGTCACAAGGTTCGCATCGCCGGGCAATTTCTTCCAACGAGCGGGATTCGACGTGTCATCCAGGGCATAGTAGTAATTGACGATCGTCTCGTTGCCATCGATGTCGTTCCCTGTCCACTGGAACGTGGCGACTGTGTAGGTCGTTTCCGGAACGGTCGAGGTCAGAAGGTACGAGACCGTAGGAGGTGAATTCCGGATCGGATACCGAAGCGAAGCAGGTTTCGGATCACGCAGTCCTTCATTGTCGATTGCTGCGACGAAGAAGGAATACGTTGTGTCGAGGCGATTGAGTCTGAAGGTGAAAAGACTGTCAGTTCTGGTCGTAAAGGTCCAGCGAACACTGTCGAGCGAAAAGTAGTACCCTGCCACAAAACCATCAGGATCGACCCCCCACCAGTGAATGCTCTGCTGGCTCACAGTTCTGCGGAGTTCGCCGTCGGGGACGAGGGCGAGATACGTCTTCGGGGGCTGGTTCAACAGCGGCTCGTTGGTGTGCCGTTTCGAACAGCCTGCGAGCATCAACACGATGATGATCGATATGTTGACAAACTTGTTCATCCGTCTTTGTGTATATCCCTATCCCACCCTGATTCGTTGAGGAGACTCGTTTCCTCGACAGTGAAACTGTCGAGGTGATGTCGTGTCCGACAGTAGAACTGTCGGACAACAGCTGTGAAACCGTCGCTCGACAGTGAAACTGTCGAGGTGATGTCGTGTCCGACAGTAGAACTGTCGGACAACAACATTGCGCGGGAGGAGAGATTTCCCCCTCCCCCCGCAGACGTACGTTACTTCAGCAACATCATCTTCTTGACGTTTGAATACTTGTCGGTCTTCAATTGATAGAGATACACACCGCTGGAGAGACGCGATGCATCGAAGACAACCACGTACGATCCGGCCTTCTGATCCCCCTCAACAAGCGTCATCACTTCCTGCCCAAGTATGTTGAAGATTCTTAGCTGGACACTTCCGGCGACCGGCACTGAGTAGCGAATGGCCGTTGTCGGGTTGAACGGATTTGGATAGTTCTGACTCAGCTCGAAGTTGGACGGCATAACGCCAGCTTCCTGATACGTTACGGAAGAGACAATTCCAAAATCGTCGTCCTTTCTCGGTTCGAGCTTGTATGCGCTGAACGAGTAGTCCATGATCGCGGTTATCGAAGCAACAGAAGCACCCAATGGGATCAGCTTGGTTTTGAGAGGACTGCCGAACGGGTGATCGGTCAGCCACCTGGTGAAACGATAGCCGGAGGCCGTATCAACATAGAACGTGTTACATCCGTTGTCGTTGACACGAAGGCCAAAGGCGGTGGTCGAAATGCCTTTCGTCGTACTGATGAAGAATTCACCAAAATTGCCCGAGTTGACGTCCGCATTCATCATGACGACATAGACAAGCGGCGTTTTCACAAGGACACCCTCCCACTGCTCAAACGGGGAGGCGCCGCTCACAGGTTTGGCAGCATCCTGATAGCTGACGGA encodes the following:
- a CDS encoding carboxypeptidase regulatory-like domain-containing protein gives rise to the protein MKPTITKWFAVAFLALLCIGTSSLFAQGITTAAIGGKIVSSTGEALPGANIIAVHTPSGTTYGTSSRPNGRFTIPNVRVGGPYTVTVSFVGYKKTARENVYTNVSQTVDIDFTLTEEAIQAAEVVITAQRSSVMNSSRTGAATNFDKLALATLPTISGRIQDFARLTPEARGNSVFVGQDNRYNNTTVDGSYFNNSFGLAGQPGERTGVAPISLDAIEQVQVNIAPFDVRQGNFVGAAVNTVTKSGTNNFTGSAGYAWRNQGYIGTQAGDNVYNPGTFDYSKLTVSLGGPIIKNKLFFFINYEGDKTEQPGTTFSANPGGATVGGNMTRVLGSDLDALATFLTTKFNYNPGTYQGYNFATPGKRYLAKLDFNLDQNNKLVLRYNHLDSQTDVLLSNSSSLGFGTRRSNTTGLNFSGSNYTILENMRSIVGEWNSVIGNNMSNNLIAGYTFSDESRGDVGTLFPFVDILNSGSVYTSFGSEPFTPNNELRYSSYQIQDNFTWDLGNHVLTFGFSGEKYHSENVFFPGKQSAYVYNSLADFYTDANGYIANPSRTVSPVTLRTFQVRYNNIPGMEKPIQPLDVYYWGAYAQDEWQINKDLKLTVGLRFDIPSFGETGYANANADALTFMDETGAAVKYNTAKLPAANILFSPRFGFNWDVFGNRTTQVRGGSGIFTGKPAYVWISNQIGNTGVLTGFLSATNTTAYPFNPNPDRYKPATVTGAPAATYELAITDPNFKFPQQWRSNIAVDQKLPLGLVATGEFIYGKEINGVYYINANQSTPNSAFTGADTRARWVAIAGVANANRINQAVQDAVVMKNEDKGFSYSISATLERPAADGFYGKVAYNYGISKNTVDPGSIAFGSWSGNQVPNNPNNAPVGFSPTSPGSRIFASLSYRAEYFNFGSTTISLFWDTYTIGNGSYTSSGDVNGDGNSSNDLLYVPRGVSEMNFADIKSGTTVTFTAAQQAAAWDAYISQDEYLSTRRGQYAERGGAFMPMLSRADVSVVQSIFTDAFEKKHTLEIRLDILNVGNLINKSWGQSQRFVNLQPLINATTATDAQPKFTMRVVNGALMDHTFEKTAGLPDVYSFQLGLKYYFN
- a CDS encoding PorV/PorQ family protein, with the protein product MRFIIVLLFSCVLSAATLRAQLMPTLGAQRAGTASVQFLKIGVGARAGAMGESFVSIANDASALYWNPAGISQFKDDQVLFAHTSWLVDMQHEFIGAVYHLSPDDAVGLSVTTLHTEDMPVTTELQPLGNGTYFHYGDMAVGVTYSRKLTEQFSFGGTVRYFEETLDVLKLRGTVIDLGTYYWTGLGSLRFSAVVSNFGNQVSASGSVEILNGSTVSQFQQFSPPTVFRFGFALEPFQNESHSLTTSLQLNHPNDNSENLSMGAEYQYMKTFFARGGYKMNVDEEGFSFGVGLATSLNLFSFSLDYGYAPFRNLGGVHRISMFVKL
- a CDS encoding TonB-dependent receptor yields the protein MMKTAMKMLMLLPLVLALNDTLSAQNKSVIKGRVRDAKTLEGLPSVNVTIKGTYYGAATDPDGNFSIQGVGIGSYTLQYSLIGYTTVQRTDVRVEAGKEVVADQDLSETTLSIGQEVLVIGKRPLFNLEETASRRAVTSEDIKSTAVTDVREVVTQQIGVVQTDNEVHIRGGRSNENAYLLDGISIQDPLSGTGFGLQISADAVQEIEVLTGGYNAEYGQATSGVVNVTLKEGAQKYQGSLSTKRDRLGLSDRIAHSFNTDVYEATISGPEPVTTFLLPLVGIRTPGTLTFFSNLYVGISDGFTGARAKQLVSSTFYGSRFAPREENNWFWLAKLTWKPASLFRLSYSYNHSVAINQNSQSLQTNLEYVEPSPGYQYDFQNILDGANTYTHNNQLHVLSLTHTLSNTLFYEMKFSHFFTNLRADANGKDYTQYTEPKDIVTFPVQYYNIGHDTIGVIPGDGFYDYGNGFTWHDHYVIENTLKLDVTNNFSDKNRFKAGFELTMQEMQNIDIYEPWIGVLGLNNDIYTVRPAFGALYVQDNITFSGMILNAGLRFDYWFPGKYVDDAVDNPAVVTIPDQIRQDYKDKTYSLFGRRWKGRLSPRIGISHPVSDNQMLFFSYGHFSKLPKPQFVYAKLNPVSAQSTFQKFGNPDLNPETTVAYEIGLQSQFSTDDVLTVTAYNKDIFDYVSTKQARLTSARLSSSNFITYVNQDYARSRGIEIEFRKRIGQWFRGTVSGSYSITTGKSSTPDQAVLVARGIEDETIKENYVTWDRPVQLNLNTTFMVGKDKPLFGFAPGILDDYNVHFRVFYQSGKRYTPSIFDGYLTNGKPAYVADQSNLLGGVGASWFWIDMNVEKYIRIANLEFTLSMQVKNLLDTKNSAIINPVTGRAYELGDRTPSGWNDPMYPQLQAPVSTYPFNPARYLTGRNAQLGLGIRF